In Thermodesulfatator atlanticus DSM 21156, the genomic stretch TGAACGGGTGCTCTTTGGGCGGAATCTTTTGACTGGTCCGAGCCTTTTTTTTACTTCCTCAACAAAACGCGGAAAGGCCTCTCCTTCAAAAACTTTGACGAAAAAAACTCCCCCGGTTTTAAGGGTTTTTTCAGCAATTTCAAGGGCTCTTTCAGCAAGGTTTATAGAGCGAAAGTGGTCTCCTGAGCGGTCGCCTGTGGTTTTAGGGGCCATGTCGCTTAATACCGCGTCAAAGGCTTCGGTTTCTGTAGCCTTGAGAATTTCTTCTGGTCCAATTTCAAAAATGTCTTTTTGGAGGAAGACAAAATTCGGGGCGGTGATTTTTACCGGGCTTAAGTCAACGCCCACGACTTTTCCGGTTTTACCTACCTTTTGAAGGGCATATTTGCTCCAGGAGCCAGGCGCAGCTCCAAGGTCAAGGATTATCTGGCCGCGTTTAAGCAGGCGGTATTTTTTGTCTGCTTCTTGGAGTTTGTAAACAGAGCGGGCGGGATATTTTTCCTGCTTGGCTTTTTTGGCATAGTAATCACGGGGTTTATAAGGCATAGAGGCTATCCCCAAATAGCACAGATTTAAAATTGGTCCTACAGGCTTACCAGCTTTTAGGTGTTCTTAACTAT encodes the following:
- a CDS encoding RlmE family RNA methyltransferase — translated: MPYKPRDYYAKKAKQEKYPARSVYKLQEADKKYRLLKRGQIILDLGAAPGSWSKYALQKVGKTGKVVGVDLSPVKITAPNFVFLQKDIFEIGPEEILKATETEAFDAVLSDMAPKTTGDRSGDHFRSINLAERALEIAEKTLKTGGVFFVKVFEGEAFPRFVEEVKKRLGPVKRFRPKSTRSESREIFVLARKEVKN